The DNA sequence TGCAATGTCGAAGCCATCTGTTGTAGGAATGTTATTTACCATCCGTGCATGAAAAGTCATAAAATCACTCGTAGTCGGTTTAATAGTTAATGGTCTGTATCTTTCAGTATTGACAGCAGAACCAAGCGGAAAATCGTAGTCATTAACTGATTCCATATTTCTTGCAAACCTTCCGTCCCCTGTGCTGCTGACATATCCCCCATTTGAGATAACACTGTTTGCATCTGTATTCAACACATGAAGCGTGTTTTCTTCTGTTGCAACTTCTCTGTCGCTGATGTCTAATGTTTCACGGATAAAAATGTTGTTTTCGAGTATTTTTACTCCGGTGCCTGTAAATGCAAGATGATTGAAAAAAGTTTCATCGTTTCCACCTATGATTTGATTTTCACCAAAAAATTCAACTTTACCTGAAGCAATATCTATAAACCCCTCTCCTCCGGAATTGTTATAAAAATTTTCTGAAATATAGATGTTGCTCCCATTGTGGAGTATACCATTTGCAGATAAGTGCAAGCTGCCATGTATATTAATATTGGTGTTACCATAGTTAATCAAATTCGCTTCATTAACTAAAAGTTGTGCCTGTGCATGCTGATTGCCAAATGCAAAAAACAACATTGTGAGAATATATAATGGTAATCGACG is a window from the Chitinophagaceae bacterium genome containing:
- a CDS encoding T9SS C-terminal target domain-containing protein, whose protein sequence is MKNLKLNEVMRRLPLYILTMLFFAFGNQHAQAQLLVNEANLINYGNTNINIHGSLHLSANGILHNGSNIYISENFYNNSGGEGFIDIASGKVEFFGENQIIGGNDETFFNHLAFTGTGVKILENNIFIRETLDISDREVATEENTLHVLNTDANSVISNGGYVSSTGDGRFARNMESVNDYDFPLGSAVNTERYRPLTIKPTTSDFMTFHARMVNNIPTTDGFDIAMKDDTISAINENWYHLINQTESNEAVNITFYFDQTEDNTFDGVAQWNVTDGWLPTSEASVNLNPSPNFSAISITDWDDFSTEPFALFIQKRENPINSIEENELYNVRFYPNPVSESLMVEIDETLLQSTLTVYEVTGKKVKTLVLNNLENSINLTEFPKGVYLLNISKETHSLNKRIVVQ